The Coregonus clupeaformis isolate EN_2021a chromosome 13, ASM2061545v1, whole genome shotgun sequence genome includes a region encoding these proteins:
- the LOC121579926 gene encoding zinc finger MYM-type protein 3-like isoform X3 yields the protein MQHFSYSNISYFQVQSMEPSEHPETSGSFQMANENVQLDLLSTQTDMDLFSGHTDMGLLPAQTDVDLLTAQSDMDLQPTQTDMEVTYSGSLGTERQSGQQQALDELTTFLTQSERERQKTQDSLNILGDPDSLELSKAQVEEFYSRTVLPEPSDLQESSDLPEPSDLPESSYLPEPSGFSESSVYPEPSYLPEPSGLPEPSDFQEPSGPATGLSQDEWGGQGHTEAWPEMAAEPGTNRLEVTEGTQTVTGTTMTETGEEQMDIVHEDPSAPSQDDVDPNMPSIVSVEGSHSEDGPGKEEALSFFGLVPKVEDTDTGTAEKKNEREQPVGGSMSPLSSWAQPLTPGEAEEQPETEVAIEDAKVSQSGQNTTGRKRGRPRRGEVRKNTQSMSDGDQLTDSDSDDTADDPRDTDFDPARSGLRRSTRASQRSHNTLSPRLIAPKPSGPASTPGYTQRSGGPPPPRPPPPRQPTRVLCANCSGMLQSGQTAYQRRGQPQLFCSSTCLNSFGKKAPKKKPCAFCKRDMGNSKDTMLAQVGQSQSFQEFCNNTCLSLYEARLEKGPKQPPKPSAPGQRCSVCNHMREINHEVTMGNMIHLMCSDACFNRFRATKGLKTSCCDACGTYINTFTSRPEYLLHEGQQRRFCNSSCLRLYKMKNTKVLSCQWCRTLCKNFDMLSKVDQYGKTKHFCSLCCIASHKVKTSVDTVPSEACSFCKRSPSEPYYCKANETVYVFCSPSCWSKFQRNSPNGGIYFSCLSCHNMFSGKPEILDWQDSIYQFCCKECCEDYKRLNGVVSVCEHCKQEKPLHEKMKFSGVEKSFCSDGCILLYKQDFAKQLGLCCITCTYCSQTCSRAVTEEQDGNTWDFCSEDCKSKYFLWYLKEAKCHACKRQGQLLETIHWRGEIKHYCDQPCLLRFYSQQNQPNLDTKQGPESLLNSASCKSPESTTPPAATKTSEATGRGLTKTVAKLAPPVTTTISQRNKSSMCKPMMTTTGVTCKPEMKSQSCQTDDFLQSPPAVLPVPVPVFVPVPLNMYCQYTPITMALPLPLPVPMFLPVTLDHIDKLVEYIKELKLQIPSDPLEADILAMADMIAEENKGKGSSDLSDLDSDQKAGPLLRDYSLFESSSQDDILSMAVNMDDVLTEPGQDPGDELTKASLDLNPNVDFLFDCGMPPHATSPEQSSNVAVQKGPKRQAMPEMTLHDPLDSQPLGAGLNSSIGVDAWRSWSQSKHSDADDRKQKPLDLLLCSPEELNHGLSQFVQDIVHPRGPCYKPDSVFYLCLGIQQYLLENNRMVNIFTDQLYVTFAQELNKIVSKWLPSMSANGDLVSRVLEEHLWECKQLGVYSPFVLLNTLMFFNTKYFGLTTVEQHLQLSFSTVTRQAKRRSTPHGMVKSSSVCYRPKSHHKRTSKEVGLGKRKRDESSELEQQENRMNPLRCPVKFFEFYLSKCSDGVRSSCSAFYLQPEGTCMAESSRWYSDVPMDKGRLGIMLNRILAVKDVYEEHPAQGDMD from the exons ATGCAACATTTTAGCTACAGTAACATTTCATATTTTCAG GTGCAGAGTATGGAACCCTCAGAGCATCCAGAAACCTCTGGCTCTTTTCAGATGGCCAATGAGAATGTGCAGCTAGACCTGCTATCCACACAGACTGATATGGACCTGTTTTCTGGGCACACCGATATGGGCCTGCTGCCTGCTCAGACTGATGTAGACCTACTGACTGCACAGAGTGATATGGACCTGCAGCCTACACAGACTGATATGGAGGTGACCTACTCAGGCTCACTGGGAACAGAGAGACAAAGTGGGCAGCAGCAGGCCCTTGATGAGCTGACAACCTTTCTCACCCAAtctgaaagagagaggcagaaaacTCAGGACAGCCTGAACATCCTGGGGGACCCAGACTCACTGGAACTGTCCAAAGCCCAGGTGGAGGAGTTTTACAGCCGCACAGTCCTTCCAGAACCATCGGACCTTCAGGAATCCTCAGACCTTCCAGAGCCCTCAGACCTTCCAGAATCCTCATACCTTCCCGAACCTTCAGGCTTCTCAGAATCCTCAGTCTATCCAGAACCCTCATACCTTCCAGAGCCCTCAGGCCTGCCAGAACCCTCAGACTTCCAAGAGCCCTCAGGCCCAGCTACAGGCCTCAGTCAGGATGAGTGGGGCGGGCAGGGCCACACAGAAGCCTGGCCAGAAATGGCCGCTGAGCCAGGGACAAACAGGCTGGAGGTCACAGAGGGAACTCAGACTGTAACTGGGACAACGATGACAGAGACCGGAGAGGAGCAAATGGACATAGTACATGAAGATCCCTCTGCACCTTCTCAAGATGACGTTGATCCAAATATGCCTTCTATAGTCAGCGTAGAGGGTTCACACTCAGAGGATGGTCCAGGCAAAGAGGAAGCCTTATCATTCTTTGGATTGGTGCCAAAGGTAgaagacacagacacaggcacagcAGAGAAAAAGAATGAGCGAGAACAGCCAGTGGGGGGCAGTATGTCCCCACTATCATCATGGGCCCAACCATTGACACCAGGTGAAG CTGAGGAACAACCTGAAACTGAGGTCGCCATCGAGGATGCAAAAGTTTCTCAAAGTGGTCAAAATACTACG gggagaaagagaggtcgTCCTCGTCGTGGAGAAGTGAGGAaaaacacacaatccatgtctgatGGAG ACCAGCTAACAGACAGCGACTCTGACGATACAGCTGACGATCCGAGGGACACAGACTTTGACCCTGCACGGTCAGGCCTCCGGCGCTCCACCAGGGCCTCCCAAAGAAGCCACAACACCCTGTCTCCCCGGCTCATTGCCCCCAAGCCGTCTGGCCCTGCCTCTACCCCTGGGTACACCCAGAGGTCTGGAGGACCCCCTCCACCCCGGCCTCCACCCCCTCGCCAGCCTACCAGGGTCCTCTGTGCCAACTGTAGTGGAATGCTGCAGAGCGGACAGACAGCCTACCAGCGCAGGGGTCAGCCTCAGCTCTTCTGCAGTTCCACCTGCCTTAACTCCTTTGGCAAGAAAGCCCCCAAGAAAAAGCCCTGTGCTTTCTGTAAAAG GGACATGGGGAATAGTAAGGACACCATGCTTGCACAGGTTGGCCAGTCACAGTCCTTCCAAGAATTCTGCAACAACACTTGTCTTTCCCTGTATGAGGCCCGGCTGGAGAAGGGTCCGAAACAGCCCCCCAAACCAAGTGCCCCTGGCCAAAGATGCAGTGTGTGCAACCACATGCGTGAG ATCAACCACGAGGTAACCATGGGCAATATGATTCACCTCATGTGCAGCGATGCCTGCTTCAACCGTTTCCGGGCTACTAAGGGCCTGAAGACCAGCTGCTGTGACGCCTGTGGCACCTATATCAACACCTTCACCTCCCGGCCCGAGTACCTACTGCATGAGGGCCAGCAGAGGAGGTTCTGTAACTCCTCCTGTCTCAGACTCTATAAGATG AAAAACACTAAGGTGCTCTCGTGCCAGTGGTGTAGGACTCTGTGTAAGAACTTTGACATGCTGTCTAAAGTGGATCAGTATGGCAAGACCAAACACTTCTGTTCTTTGTGCTGTATCGCTTCACATAAAGTGAAAACTTCTGTGGACACAG TTCCCAGTGAAGCTTGCAGTTTCTGCAAAAGAAGCCCCTCTGAACCATACTACTGTAAAGCAAATGAGACTGTTTACGTCTTCTGTAGCCCTAGCTGTTGGAGCAAATTTCAG CGCAACAGTCCCAATGGAGGCATCTACTTCAGCTGTCTCTCCTGTCATAACATGTTCAGTGGGAAACCAGAAATCTTAGATTGGCAG GACTCAATATATCAGTTTTGCTGTAAGGAGTGCTGTGAGGACTACAAGCGCCTGAATGGTGTGGTTTCTGTGTGTGAACACTGCAAGCAAGAGAAACCTCTGCATGAGAAGATGAAGTTCTCTGGGGTGGAGAAGTCATTCTGCAGTGACG GTTGCATACTACTGTACAAGCAAGACTTTGCTAAACAACTGGGCCTGTGCTGTATAACCTGTACATACTGTTCTCAGACCTGCTCACGGGCGGTCACAGAGGAACAGGATGGAAACACGTGGGACTTCTGCAGCGAAGATTGTAAAAGCAAATACTTCCTGTGGTACCTGAAA GAAGCAAAGTGCCATGCCTGCAAGCGTCAGGGGCAGCTCCTGGAGACCATCCACTGGAGGGGAGAGATCAAACACTACTGTGACCAGCCGTGCCTCCTGCGCTTCTACAGCCAACAGAACCAGCCCAACCTAGACACCAAGCAGGGCCCTGAGAGCCTGCTCAACAGTGCTTCAT GTAAATCCCCAGAGTCTACAACTCCCCCTGCTGCTACAAAGACAAGTGAA GCCACAGGAAGAGGCCTGACGAAGACTGTAGCCAAGCTTGCTCCTCCCGTCACTACAACTATCTCCCAAAGGAACAAATCCTCCATGTGTAAACCCATGATGACCACTACCGGTGTCACATGTAAACCTGAGATGAAGTCCCAGAGTTGCCAGACAG ATGATTTCTTGCAGTCCCCACCTGCGGTGTTGCCAGTCCCTGTGCCTGTGTTTGTTCCTGTGCCTTTGAATATGTACTGTCAATACACTCCCATAACAATGGCCCTGCCTCTGCCG CTCCCTGTCCCCATGTTCCTACCTGTCACACTGGATCACATCGATAAGCTTGTGGAATATATAAAAGAGCTGAAACTCCAGATCCCATCTGATCCACTGGAGGCTGACATTCTGGCCATGGCAGACATGATAGCAGAGGAGAATAAAGGCAAGGGCTCCTCTGATCTGTCTG ATCTGGACAGTGATCAGAAAGCAGGCCCGTTGCTGAGGGACTACAGCTTATTTGAGTCTTCATCCCAAGATGACATCCTCTCCATGGCCGTCAATATGGATGATGTACTGACTGAGCCAGGTCAAGACCCAGGCGATGAGCTCACCAAAG CTTCCCTGGACCTGAACCCCAATGTTGATTTCCTCTTTGACTGTGGGATGCCACCACATGCTACTTCACCAGAGCAGAGCTCCAACGTCGCTGTTCAGAAG GGGCCCAAGCGTCAGGCCATGCCAGAGATGACTTTACATGATCCCCTGGACAGTCAACCTCTTGGTGCTGGCTTGAACAGCTCTATTGGGGTCGATGCCTGGAGGTCATGGTCCCAAAGCAAGCACTCAGATGCTGATGATAGAAAAC AGAAACCATTAGACCTTCTGTTATGTAGTCCTGAGGAACTGAATCATGGCCTGTCACAGTTTGTCCAAGACATTGTTCATCCCAGAGGCCCGTGCTACAAGCCTGACAGCGTATTTTACCTATGTCTGGGGATTCAACAG TATCTCCTCGAAAACAACCGGATGGTGAATATATTCACAGACCAGTTATATGTTACCTTCGCTCAGGAGCTGAATAAGATTGTCAGCAAATGGCTGCCTTCTATGTCAGCTAATG GTGATCTCGTGTCTCGTGTCCTGGAGGAGCACCTGTGGGAGTGTAAACAGCTGGGTGTGTACTCACCCTTCGTCCTGCTCAACACCCTCATGTTCTTCAACACCAAGTACTTTGGCCTGACTACCGTGGAGCAGCACCTCCAGCTCTCCTTCTCTACAGTTACGCGCCAGGCCAAGCGGAGATCTACACCACATGGCATGGTCAAGTCATCTAGTGTCTGCTACCGCCCCAAATCACATCACAAGAGAACCAGCAAAG
- the LOC121579926 gene encoding zinc finger MYM-type protein 3-like isoform X2 produces MQHFSYSNISYFQVQSMEPSEHPETSGSFQMANENVQLDLLSTQTDMDLFSGHTDMGLLPAQTDVDLLTAQSDMDLQPTQTDMEVTYSGSLGTERQSGQQQALDELTTFLTQSERERQKTQDSLNILGDPDSLELSKAQVEEFYSRTVLPEPSDLQESSDLPEPSDLPESSYLPEPSGFSESSVYPEPSYLPEPSGLPEPSDFQEPSGPATGLSQDEWGGQGHTEAWPEMAAEPGTNRLEVTEGTQTVTGTTMTETGEEQMDIVHEDPSAPSQDDVDPNMPSIVSVEGSHSEDGPGKEEALSFFGLVPKVEDTDTGTAEKKNEREQPVGGSMSPLSSWAQPLTPGEAEEQPETEVAIEDAKVSQSGQNTTGRKRGRPRRGEVRKNTQSMSDGDQLTDSDSDDTADDPRDTDFDPARSGLRRSTRASQRSHNTLSPRLIAPKPSGPASTPGYTQRSGGPPPPRPPPPRQPTRVLCANCSGMLQSGQTAYQRRGQPQLFCSSTCLNSFGKKAPKKKPCAFCKRDMGNSKDTMLAQVGQSQSFQEFCNNTCLSLYEARLEKGPKQPPKPSAPGQRCSVCNHMREINHEVTMGNMIHLMCSDACFNRFRATKGLKTSCCDACGTYINTFTSRPEYLLHEGQQRRFCNSSCLRLYKMKNTKVLSCQWCRTLCKNFDMLSKVDQYGKTKHFCSLCCIASHKVKTSVDTVPSEACSFCKRSPSEPYYCKANETVYVFCSPSCWSKFQRNSPNGGIYFSCLSCHNMFSGKPEILDWQDSIYQFCCKECCEDYKRLNGVVSVCEHCKQEKPLHEKMKFSGVEKSFCSDGCILLYKQDFAKQLGLCCITCTYCSQTCSRAVTEEQDGNTWDFCSEDCKSKYFLWYLKEAKCHACKRQGQLLETIHWRGEIKHYCDQPCLLRFYSQQNQPNLDTKQGPESLLNSASCKSPESTTPPAATKTSEATGRGLTKTVAKLAPPVTTTISQRNKSSMCKPMMTTTGVTCKPEMKSQSCQTDDFLQSPPAVLPVPVPVFVPVPLNMYCQYTPITMALPLPLPVPMFLPVTLDHIDKLVEYIKELKLQIPSDPLEADILAMADMIAEENKDLDSDQKAGPLLRDYSLFESSSQDDILSMAVNMDDVLTEPGQDPGDELTKGRLKLYDMKASLDLNPNVDFLFDCGMPPHATSPEQSSNVAVQKGPKRQAMPEMTLHDPLDSQPLGAGLNSSIGVDAWRSWSQSKHSDADDRKQKPLDLLLCSPEELNHGLSQFVQDIVHPRGPCYKPDSVFYLCLGIQQYLLENNRMVNIFTDQLYVTFAQELNKIVSKWLPSMSANGDLVSRVLEEHLWECKQLGVYSPFVLLNTLMFFNTKYFGLTTVEQHLQLSFSTVTRQAKRRSTPHGMVKSSSVCYRPKSHHKRTSKEVGLGKRKRDESSELEQQENRMNPLRCPVKFFEFYLSKCSDGVRSSCSAFYLQPEGTCMAESSRWYSDVPMDKGRLGIMLNRILAVKDVYEEHPAQGDMD; encoded by the exons ATGCAACATTTTAGCTACAGTAACATTTCATATTTTCAG GTGCAGAGTATGGAACCCTCAGAGCATCCAGAAACCTCTGGCTCTTTTCAGATGGCCAATGAGAATGTGCAGCTAGACCTGCTATCCACACAGACTGATATGGACCTGTTTTCTGGGCACACCGATATGGGCCTGCTGCCTGCTCAGACTGATGTAGACCTACTGACTGCACAGAGTGATATGGACCTGCAGCCTACACAGACTGATATGGAGGTGACCTACTCAGGCTCACTGGGAACAGAGAGACAAAGTGGGCAGCAGCAGGCCCTTGATGAGCTGACAACCTTTCTCACCCAAtctgaaagagagaggcagaaaacTCAGGACAGCCTGAACATCCTGGGGGACCCAGACTCACTGGAACTGTCCAAAGCCCAGGTGGAGGAGTTTTACAGCCGCACAGTCCTTCCAGAACCATCGGACCTTCAGGAATCCTCAGACCTTCCAGAGCCCTCAGACCTTCCAGAATCCTCATACCTTCCCGAACCTTCAGGCTTCTCAGAATCCTCAGTCTATCCAGAACCCTCATACCTTCCAGAGCCCTCAGGCCTGCCAGAACCCTCAGACTTCCAAGAGCCCTCAGGCCCAGCTACAGGCCTCAGTCAGGATGAGTGGGGCGGGCAGGGCCACACAGAAGCCTGGCCAGAAATGGCCGCTGAGCCAGGGACAAACAGGCTGGAGGTCACAGAGGGAACTCAGACTGTAACTGGGACAACGATGACAGAGACCGGAGAGGAGCAAATGGACATAGTACATGAAGATCCCTCTGCACCTTCTCAAGATGACGTTGATCCAAATATGCCTTCTATAGTCAGCGTAGAGGGTTCACACTCAGAGGATGGTCCAGGCAAAGAGGAAGCCTTATCATTCTTTGGATTGGTGCCAAAGGTAgaagacacagacacaggcacagcAGAGAAAAAGAATGAGCGAGAACAGCCAGTGGGGGGCAGTATGTCCCCACTATCATCATGGGCCCAACCATTGACACCAGGTGAAG CTGAGGAACAACCTGAAACTGAGGTCGCCATCGAGGATGCAAAAGTTTCTCAAAGTGGTCAAAATACTACG gggagaaagagaggtcgTCCTCGTCGTGGAGAAGTGAGGAaaaacacacaatccatgtctgatGGAG ACCAGCTAACAGACAGCGACTCTGACGATACAGCTGACGATCCGAGGGACACAGACTTTGACCCTGCACGGTCAGGCCTCCGGCGCTCCACCAGGGCCTCCCAAAGAAGCCACAACACCCTGTCTCCCCGGCTCATTGCCCCCAAGCCGTCTGGCCCTGCCTCTACCCCTGGGTACACCCAGAGGTCTGGAGGACCCCCTCCACCCCGGCCTCCACCCCCTCGCCAGCCTACCAGGGTCCTCTGTGCCAACTGTAGTGGAATGCTGCAGAGCGGACAGACAGCCTACCAGCGCAGGGGTCAGCCTCAGCTCTTCTGCAGTTCCACCTGCCTTAACTCCTTTGGCAAGAAAGCCCCCAAGAAAAAGCCCTGTGCTTTCTGTAAAAG GGACATGGGGAATAGTAAGGACACCATGCTTGCACAGGTTGGCCAGTCACAGTCCTTCCAAGAATTCTGCAACAACACTTGTCTTTCCCTGTATGAGGCCCGGCTGGAGAAGGGTCCGAAACAGCCCCCCAAACCAAGTGCCCCTGGCCAAAGATGCAGTGTGTGCAACCACATGCGTGAG ATCAACCACGAGGTAACCATGGGCAATATGATTCACCTCATGTGCAGCGATGCCTGCTTCAACCGTTTCCGGGCTACTAAGGGCCTGAAGACCAGCTGCTGTGACGCCTGTGGCACCTATATCAACACCTTCACCTCCCGGCCCGAGTACCTACTGCATGAGGGCCAGCAGAGGAGGTTCTGTAACTCCTCCTGTCTCAGACTCTATAAGATG AAAAACACTAAGGTGCTCTCGTGCCAGTGGTGTAGGACTCTGTGTAAGAACTTTGACATGCTGTCTAAAGTGGATCAGTATGGCAAGACCAAACACTTCTGTTCTTTGTGCTGTATCGCTTCACATAAAGTGAAAACTTCTGTGGACACAG TTCCCAGTGAAGCTTGCAGTTTCTGCAAAAGAAGCCCCTCTGAACCATACTACTGTAAAGCAAATGAGACTGTTTACGTCTTCTGTAGCCCTAGCTGTTGGAGCAAATTTCAG CGCAACAGTCCCAATGGAGGCATCTACTTCAGCTGTCTCTCCTGTCATAACATGTTCAGTGGGAAACCAGAAATCTTAGATTGGCAG GACTCAATATATCAGTTTTGCTGTAAGGAGTGCTGTGAGGACTACAAGCGCCTGAATGGTGTGGTTTCTGTGTGTGAACACTGCAAGCAAGAGAAACCTCTGCATGAGAAGATGAAGTTCTCTGGGGTGGAGAAGTCATTCTGCAGTGACG GTTGCATACTACTGTACAAGCAAGACTTTGCTAAACAACTGGGCCTGTGCTGTATAACCTGTACATACTGTTCTCAGACCTGCTCACGGGCGGTCACAGAGGAACAGGATGGAAACACGTGGGACTTCTGCAGCGAAGATTGTAAAAGCAAATACTTCCTGTGGTACCTGAAA GAAGCAAAGTGCCATGCCTGCAAGCGTCAGGGGCAGCTCCTGGAGACCATCCACTGGAGGGGAGAGATCAAACACTACTGTGACCAGCCGTGCCTCCTGCGCTTCTACAGCCAACAGAACCAGCCCAACCTAGACACCAAGCAGGGCCCTGAGAGCCTGCTCAACAGTGCTTCAT GTAAATCCCCAGAGTCTACAACTCCCCCTGCTGCTACAAAGACAAGTGAA GCCACAGGAAGAGGCCTGACGAAGACTGTAGCCAAGCTTGCTCCTCCCGTCACTACAACTATCTCCCAAAGGAACAAATCCTCCATGTGTAAACCCATGATGACCACTACCGGTGTCACATGTAAACCTGAGATGAAGTCCCAGAGTTGCCAGACAG ATGATTTCTTGCAGTCCCCACCTGCGGTGTTGCCAGTCCCTGTGCCTGTGTTTGTTCCTGTGCCTTTGAATATGTACTGTCAATACACTCCCATAACAATGGCCCTGCCTCTGCCG CTCCCTGTCCCCATGTTCCTACCTGTCACACTGGATCACATCGATAAGCTTGTGGAATATATAAAAGAGCTGAAACTCCAGATCCCATCTGATCCACTGGAGGCTGACATTCTGGCCATGGCAGACATGATAGCAGAGGAGAATAAAG ATCTGGACAGTGATCAGAAAGCAGGCCCGTTGCTGAGGGACTACAGCTTATTTGAGTCTTCATCCCAAGATGACATCCTCTCCATGGCCGTCAATATGGATGATGTACTGACTGAGCCAGGTCAAGACCCAGGCGATGAGCTCACCAAAGGCAGGTTAAAGCTTTATGATATGAAAG CTTCCCTGGACCTGAACCCCAATGTTGATTTCCTCTTTGACTGTGGGATGCCACCACATGCTACTTCACCAGAGCAGAGCTCCAACGTCGCTGTTCAGAAG GGGCCCAAGCGTCAGGCCATGCCAGAGATGACTTTACATGATCCCCTGGACAGTCAACCTCTTGGTGCTGGCTTGAACAGCTCTATTGGGGTCGATGCCTGGAGGTCATGGTCCCAAAGCAAGCACTCAGATGCTGATGATAGAAAAC AGAAACCATTAGACCTTCTGTTATGTAGTCCTGAGGAACTGAATCATGGCCTGTCACAGTTTGTCCAAGACATTGTTCATCCCAGAGGCCCGTGCTACAAGCCTGACAGCGTATTTTACCTATGTCTGGGGATTCAACAG TATCTCCTCGAAAACAACCGGATGGTGAATATATTCACAGACCAGTTATATGTTACCTTCGCTCAGGAGCTGAATAAGATTGTCAGCAAATGGCTGCCTTCTATGTCAGCTAATG GTGATCTCGTGTCTCGTGTCCTGGAGGAGCACCTGTGGGAGTGTAAACAGCTGGGTGTGTACTCACCCTTCGTCCTGCTCAACACCCTCATGTTCTTCAACACCAAGTACTTTGGCCTGACTACCGTGGAGCAGCACCTCCAGCTCTCCTTCTCTACAGTTACGCGCCAGGCCAAGCGGAGATCTACACCACATGGCATGGTCAAGTCATCTAGTGTCTGCTACCGCCCCAAATCACATCACAAGAGAACCAGCAAAG